Proteins encoded by one window of Cloeon dipterum chromosome 4, ieCloDipt1.1, whole genome shotgun sequence:
- the LOC135941748 gene encoding uncharacterized protein LOC135941748, which produces MKFLVVVLSVSLTLALAADDKAAERPKTFRRLIPADTLRDFPGLCFASTRCATIEPGKSWELAPFCGRSTCVLEEGRLLELVEDCGPLPKPNPKCKLSESTNKTAEFPTCCPIFECEEGVKLEYPDLAAPPAEAAADKSTEKPKA; this is translated from the exons ATGAAGTTCCTCGTTGTCGTTCTTTCTGTTTCCCTCACCCTCGCTTTGGCCGCTGACGACAAGGCTGCCGAAAGACCAAAGACTTTCCGCCGTCTCATTCCTGCTGACACCCTCAGAG ACTTCCCCGGCCTGTGCTTCGCCTCGACCCGTTGCGCCACCATCGAGCCCGGCAAGTCATGGGAGCTTGCTCCCTTCTGCGGCCGCTCCACCTGCGTCCTCGAAGAGGGCCGTCTGCTCGAGCTGGTTGAGGACTGCGGCCCCCTGCCCAAGCCCAACCCCAAGTGCAAGCTGTCTGAGTCGACCAACAAGACCGCCGAGTTCCCCACGTGCTGCCCTATCTTCGAGTGCGAGGAGGGCGTGAAGCTGGAGTACCCCGACCTGGCCGCTCCCCCTGCCGAGGCCGCCGCCGACAAGTCCACTGAGAAGCCCAAGGCCTAA